In the Desulfonauticus submarinus genome, CTTCTAAAGTACATTTTAAGGGAAATCCCCTGGACCTTGCCATTTGCTTAACTAAAAACACCTTTGTTTCTGCTATTTCCAGCGGATATATGCCACAAACACCTATCCCTTCTGTGTGAACTTTCATCATAATAGCATAAGCCTCTGCCTTATCTTTATGAAAAATCTTTTGTAAAACTTCAACTACAAAGTCCATAGTGGTATAATCATCATTATGAAGTA is a window encoding:
- the clpS gene encoding ATP-dependent Clp protease adapter ClpS, encoding MSEKFSSDFELADLVEDNIEEPKYYKVLLHNDDYTTMDFVVEVLQKIFHKDKAEAYAIMMKVHTEGIGVCGIYPLEIAETKVFLVKQMARSRGFPLKCTLEEV